A window of the Helianthus annuus cultivar XRQ/B chromosome 4, HanXRQr2.0-SUNRISE, whole genome shotgun sequence genome harbors these coding sequences:
- the LOC110935774 gene encoding disease resistance protein RPV1: protein MASSSSTSSIKENYQYDVFLSFSGEDTRRNFVDHLYESLQRHGIHTFKDDERLKQGESINDQLLKSIEESKFFIIVFSKKYASSSWCLNELVKIMECQKSNNQTAYPVFYDVDPSEVRKQRGPVGEALAKHANKGTQKWRDALTEAANLSGWDLRKTADGHEAKVIKLIVEEISMELRPINVKLDDNLVGMQPRLQDLQKSLDIGSEDVRMIGLKGMGGVGKTTLAGATFDRLSSHFEAKSFVENVREVSKASPSGLLSLQNKILTDLTEGNIVGSVHEGKNMMKTKLRARKVLLVLDDVDHKDQLDALAGDLNWFKPGSRIIITTRDEQVLIAHKVKCICNVKLLSDEEAIGLFSRYAFGKDIPVQEYKTHSLEVVHYAAGPPLTIKVLGSFLCGKDKLEWIDALARLKTIPLEETIAKLEVSFEGLKNDYKEIFLDAACLLKGWEKNKAIRMLESSGFHARNGLRVLEQRSLITFRAKNLDFYLSMHDHIEEMGKNIVRRMHPDEPNQHSRLWIQEEIEDVLGDGLGTEVTRCINLKLTPAIVGEGLRNMKKLRCLIVNYREIGMDSDDLVKIEEFCQYFPNALRYLNWHYYPHSCLPETFQANNLVALEMFGSEIEQLWVGGKVMRKLKSIDLSFSKMRTLDLGLTPNLERLDLQSCYDLEEVHVPAGCLRNLVYLDLGQCERVKSFLFIKELESLEVLNLNGLHLTEFPDIIPSHSNNSLQLLNFCDNDVENLPTSIGNLHRLVYLYVTDCVKLKSLPASICSLQHLKVLDLQRCGIEELPENIGQLECLEKLDFTYLKVKYLPESICMLKHLKTLLLPECKFLYRLPEDLGWLESLEELNLRFCKIIEIPSSICKLKHLKTLILEGCKVSELPKDLGRLESLEELNVRQCEITEIPSSICMLKHLKTLDLTGCKARKLPKDLGQIESLNNLFINSHEITEIPSSICKLKHIKRLNLVGCSKLKKLPENLGDFECLEELDLRFCKIREIPSSISKLKHLKTLRLEYCNVHKLPEDFGQIESLNYLSLRFSKIREIPSSICMLKHLKTLNLQGCNVHKLPEDFGQIRSLNYLCLRLSKIREIPSSICMLKHLRQLDLSECPKLKKLPENLGDLECLKVLYLTNTSISHLPHSISMLKGLRVVGYEKRIDGLRCLSTGSWALLALLVAVSILVFGKSCLEFWWSSRH, encoded by the exons ATGGCGTCGTCTTCTTCAACATCATCCATTAAGGAGAACTATCAGTATGATGTGTTTTTAAGTTTTAGTGGTGAAGACACTCGTAGGAACTTTGTGGATCACCTTTATGAGTCTCTTCAACGACACGGTATTCACACTTTCAAGGACGATGAGAGACTCAAGCAAGGAGAAAGCATCAACGACCAGCTTTTGAAATCAATTGAAGAGTCCAAGTTCTTCATAATAGTTTTCTCAAAGAAATATGCATCTTCGTCTTGGTGCTTAAATGAACTTGTAAAGATTATGGAGTGCCAAAAGTCAAACAACCAGACTGCTTACCCTGTTTTCTACGATGTGGATCCCTCTGAAGTTCGCAAACAACGTGGTCCAGTTGGAGAAGCCCTTGCCAAGCATGCCAATAAGGGGACCCAGAAATGGAGAGACGCTCTGACAGAAGCAGCCAATTTGTCAGGGTGGGATTTAAGGAAAACTGCTGACGG GCATGAAGCCAAAGTGATCAAATTAATTGTTGAAGAGATTTCAATGGAGTTACGACCAATTAATGTGAAACTTGATGATAACCTGGTAGGCATGCAACCACGACTACAGGATCTCCAGAAGTCTTTAGATATCGGTTCAGAAGATGTTCGCATGATAGGGCTAAAGGGGATGGGAGGTGTTGGAAAGACAACTTTAGCTGGAGCTACTTTTGATAGATTATCAAGTCACTTTGAAGCTAAAAGCTTTGTAGAGAATGTCAGGGAAGTTTCAAAAGCTTCGCCCTCTGGTTTATTATCATTGCAAAACAAGATCCTTACAGATTTAACTGAGGGAAACATTGTAGGTAGTGTCCATGAGGGAAAAAATATGATGAAAACAAAGTTGCGTGCTAGAAAGGTTCTTTTGGTTTTAGACGATGTGGATCATAAAGATCAGCTTGATGCATTAGCTGGTGATCTTAATTGGTTCAAGCCCGGAAGTAGAATTATAATTACAACAAGAGATGAGCAAGTGTTGATAGCACACAAAGTTAAATGCATTTGTAATGTCAAACTGTTATCGGACGAGGAAGCGATTGGCCTCTTCAGTAGGTATGCATTTGGAAAAGATATTCCAGTTCAAGAGTATAAAACGCACTCACTCGAAGTTGTACATTATGCTGCTGGCCCTCCGTTGACGATCAAAGTTTTGGGGTCGTTTTTGTGTGGTAAAGACAAGCTTGAGTGGATAGATGCATTAGCAAGACTCAAAACAATTCCATTGGAGGAAACTATTGCAAAATTGGAGGTAAGCTTTGAAGGTCTTAAGAATGATTACAAGGAAATATTCCTAGATGCTGCATGCTTACTGAAGGGATGGGAGAAAAACAAAGCAATAAGAATGCTTGAAAGTTCTGGATTTCATGCTAGAAATGGTTTAAGAGTTCTTGAGCAAAGATCTCTTATAACTTTTCGTGctaaaaatttagatttttactTGAGCATGCATGACCATATAGAAGAAATGGGCAAGAATATCGTACGTCGTATGCACCCAGATGAGCCCAACCAACATAGCAGATTGTGgattcaagaggaaattgaagaTGTACTGGGTGATGGCTTG GGTACTGAAGTGACACGTTGTATAAATCTAAAACTCACACCTGCGATTGTTGGGGAAGGTCTTAGAAACATGAAGAAGCTTAGATGCCTTATCGTAAATTATAGAGAGATCGGTATGGATTCTGATGACCTTGTGAAGATAGAAGAATTTTGTCAATACTTCCCGAATGCGTTACGATACTTGAATTGGCACTATTACCCTCATTCGTGTTTACCCGAAACCTTTCAAGCAAATAATCTTGTTGCGCTTGAAATGTTTGGCAGCGAAATTGAACAACTTTGGGTAGGGGGAAAG GTTATGAGGAAGCTCAAATCCATTGACCTCTCCTTTTCAAAGATGAGGACCCTTGATCTTGGGTTGACTCCTAATCTTGAGAGGTTAGATCTACAGAGTTGTTATGACTTGGAAGAAGTTCATGTGCCTGCTGGATGTCTAAGGAATCTTGTGTACCTAGACCTTGGTCAATGTGAGAGGGTGAAATCTTTTCTATTTATCAAGGAATTGGAATCACTTGAAGTTCTAAATCTAAATGGGTTACATCTAACGGAGTTCCCAGATATAATCCCGAGCCACTCCAACAATAGTCTGCAACTGCTTAATTTTTGTGATAATGATGTAGAAAATCTACCTACATCAATTGGAAATCTTCATAGGCTTGTTTATCTCTATGTTACGGATTGCGTAAAGCTCAAGAGTCTTCCGGCAAGCATTTGTAGTTTACAACATTTAAAAGTTCTCGACCTTCAAAGATGTGGCATAGAGGAATTGCCTGAGAACATTGGCCAATTGGAATGCTTAGAAAAATTAGATTTTACTTATTTGAAAGTAAAATATCTCCCAGAGAGCATTTGTATGTTGAAACATTTGAAAACTCTTCTTCTCCCAGAGTGTAAATTTCTTTACCGGTTACCCGAGGATCTTGGATGGTTGGAATCTTTGGAGGAATTAAATCTACGCTTTTGCAAAATTATAGAGATTCCGAGCAGCATTTGTAAGTTAAAGCATCTTAAAACTCTAATTCTAGAAGGTTGTAAAGTTAGTGAGTTACCCAAGGATCTTGGACGGCTGGAATCTTTGGAGGAACTAAATGTACGCCAATGCGAAATTACAGAGATTCCGAGCAGCATTTGTATGTTGAAACATCTAAAAACTCTAGATCTTACAGGGTGTAAAGCACGTAagttacccaaggatttaggccAAATAGAATCATTGAATAACCTATTTATAAATTCTCATGAAATTACAGAGATTCCATCCAGTATTTGTAAGTTAAAACATATCAAAAGGCTTAACCTGGTTGGGTGTTCTAAGCTTAAGAAACTACCCGAAAACCTAGGAGATTTTGAATGCTTGGAGGAACTGGATCTAAGATTTTGCAAAATAAGAGAGATTCCAAGCAGCATTTCCAAGTTGAAGCATCTTAAAACTCTACGTCTTGAATATTGTAATGTTCACAAGTTACCAGAGGATTTTGGCCAAATAGAATCATTGAATTACCTAAGTCTAAGATTTAGCAAGATTAGAGAGATTCCATCAAGCATTTGTATGTTGAAACATCTTAAAACTCTAAATCTTCAAGGTTGTAACGTTCATAAGTTACCAGAGGATTTTGGCCAAATAAGATCATTGAATTACCTATGTCTAAGATTAAGCAAGATTAGAGAGATTCCATCTAGCATTTGTATGTTGAAACATCTCAGACAGCTTGACCTTTCTGAATGTCCTAAACTCAAGAAACTACCCGAGAACCTAGGAGATTTGGAATGCTTGAAAGTGTTATATCTAACGAATACTTCTATAAGTCATCTTCCCCATAGCATTTCTATGCTGAAAGGTCTTAGAGTCGTTGGATATGAAAAAAGGATTGATGGGCTACGCTGCTTGTCAACGGGTTCATGGGCTTTGCTGGCTTTGCTTGTGGCTGTATCAATTTTGGTATTTGGAAAATCGTGTCTAGAGTTTTGGTGGTCTTCTCGCCATTGA